The Apus apus isolate bApuApu2 chromosome 4, bApuApu2.pri.cur, whole genome shotgun sequence genome contains the following window.
aaaaattccaACAATCCAACGACTAGGAAAACAGGAATTAtaaacaagaattaaaaatatctagGTAAACGATCATAAATAAGGGTCACTCAAAGCGGGCGGGTGTATTTAACCGTTCGCTTTGAGGCTGCATTTCTTGCTCGTTTATAAAGTCCCGTGACAGAAACCGAAAGGTAGGAAATATGGGAAAGCAAAGAGGCAAAATCGGGACCGGAGGCTGGTGAAACGAAAAGCCGCGGTCGGTGAAGTTCGAGTCACGACAGGACGTGGAGCCTGAACAATTTGGAGGCAGAAGGAGAGGTCCGAAAGGAAGGGAAATTCAGCTTCTCGATAGCATTTGGCAAATCTCGAGGAGTGGCCTGGGATCAttcatttctttattattattattattattattattattattattattattatccttttttttcttgttttgtttttgtttattcttttttttttttttacaaaaataaaactaaagccACAGAGACCATCGCGGTTTTCCCCCACGTTTACAAAAGGTGTGACAGCTCCAAGGTTCTCTACAAGTTCCCGCtttaattttcctgattttcctttccctccccccattaatattattattcattataattttttcctaattagttgttgttgttgttgttgtgacTTGCCTTCTAGCACCACCCGCCGGGGGGTCCCCccgctcccctctcccccacccgccccgccccggctccGCAGATGCCGGCCGGGCGAACCGCACGAGTGGCTTGAAGTACTTACAAGCGGGCCGGTGACTTGCGCGCCTCTCCGCGCCCCTCCGCGCAAGGGCGGGCGGACTCAGACGGGCCGCAGGAGCGGCACGGAGGTGACCACGGGGTGGGAATAGTAGACGGGGTGAGGGAaggtgagcaggggctgggtACCGGGGGCTCCaccgccccccgcgcccgcctCCGCGCCCGAGTTCTCGTGGTAGAGGATGGGGACGCGGACGATGCGCTGCGCGGCGGCGTGGCTGAGGTTGGCCGCCTCCAGCTCGGCCGCCAGCTGCCTCTTCCACTTGTTGCGGCGGTTTTGGAACCAAATCTTCACCTGGGTCTCTGTCAGGTGGAGGGAGGCGGCCAGGCCGGCCCGCTCCGAGCTGCTCAGGTAGCGCTTCATGTCGAAGGTGGATTCCAGCTGGAAGACCTGGCTGCGGCTGAACACCGTGCGGGTCTTCTTCTTGCGGCAAGGTTTCTTCTCTGGGCTTTCCTCCCGTTTCTTCCAGTCCTCCGCGCTGCTCCCTTCCTTCTTCGCCTCTTCCGAGTCGCTCTCCTCCAAGACGATCTCGTC
Protein-coding sequences here:
- the HMX3 gene encoding homeobox protein HMX3, which codes for MPETGQEPTSAPPPPPKESFYIKNLLNGDPPKAPPKQPRALFAPSGKAAVDGAGFALSQVGDLAFPRFEIPAPRFALSAHCLERAQTWWYPYALTPAGAHLPRTEAAEKSLLRDSSPASGTDRDSPEPLLKAEGEQKELDSKSPDEIVLEESDSEEAKKEGSSAEDWKKREESPEKKPCRKKKTRTVFSRSQVFQLESTFDMKRYLSSSERAGLAASLHLTETQVKIWFQNRRNKWKRQLAAELEAANLSHAAAQRIVRVPILYHENSGAEAGAGGGGAPGTQPLLTFPHPVYYSHPVVTSVPLLRPV